The following are encoded together in the Acanthochromis polyacanthus isolate Apoly-LR-REF ecotype Palm Island chromosome 14, KAUST_Apoly_ChrSc, whole genome shotgun sequence genome:
- the arhgap15 gene encoding rho GTPase-activating protein 15 isoform X1: MASTRITNLQAVKPPVLPPVLPHSTAAQGAVQMRIKNVQSSTDRLSQSKSMVLQESDLPQKPINRHRRNQSQHNVVVSGAALFEPLVELKEHLNVAKISESGKKQRKNWALMWTVLTSDQLLLYKDKQETSQKPGGKTDVVQLCGAVIEWTKEKSSRKNVFQITTNTGSEYLIQTDNCSTANKWCDAIRKTINSSTKDERGFPLRRSNSTEFLPRHSSLPNYGSASPNTKRQNPIHRRSINMFGSSKLKHSASDSADKNGVKNRLKKFITRRPSMKTLQEKGLIKDRVFGCHLLTLCEREGTTVPKFVRICLEAVDKRGLDVDGIYRVSGNLATIQKLRFIIDQEEDLDLDHNQWEDIHVVTGALKMFFRELPEPLFPFRFFQQFVEAVKIKESKQKIQAVKKLIQQLPNPNQETMKLLFSHLHRVLAFSKKNLMSTQGIGIVFGPTLMWPELDGGNMAVNMVYQNQIVEFILIESREIFNMDGK; this comes from the exons AATCACCAACCTCCAGGCAGTGAAGCCTCCGGTTCTTCCTCCGGTTCTTCCTCACAGCACAGCAGCTCAGGGAGCCGTTCAGATGCGCATCAAGAACGTCCAGAGCTCCACCGACCGCCTCAGTCAGTCCAAGTCCATGGTCCTGCAGGAGTCCGACCTCCCTCAGAAACCG ATCAATCGGCATCGCAGGAATCAGTCGCAGCACAACGTTGTTGTTTCAGGAGCCGCATTATTTGAGCCACTG gtggAGCTGAAAGAACACCTGAACGTCGCTAAAATCTCAGAGAGCGGgaagaagcagaggaagaaCTGGGCTTTGATGTGGACGGTGCTGACCTCAGACCAGCTGCTGCTCTacaaagacaaacaggaaaCTAGTCAG AAACCAGGAGGGAAGACAGATGTGGTCCAGCTGTGTGGAGCTGTTATCGAATGGACAAAAGAGAAATCCAGcaggaaaaatgttttccag ATCACAACAAACACCGGCAGTGAATACCTCATCCAGACTGACAATTGCTCTACAGCCAACAAATGGTGCGACGCCATCAGAAAGACCATCAACTCCTCA ACTAAAGACGAACGAGGTTTTCCTCTGCGGAGGTCCAACAGTACAGAGTTCCTGCCCAGACACAGTTCTCTACCCAACTATGGTTCTGCCTCCCCGAACACCAAGAGACAGAACCCGATCCACAGACGCTCCATCA ACATGTTCGGCAGCTCCAAGCTGAAGCACAGCGCCTCAGACAGCGCTGACAAGAATGGAGTGAAGAACCGCCTGAAGAAGTTCATCACCAGACGTCCGTCCATGAAGACGCTGCAGGAGAAAGGCCTCATCAAAG ATCGAGTGTTCGGCTGCCATCTGTTGACTCTCTGTGAGCGTGAAGGAACGACGGTACCAAAGTTTGTCCGGATTTGTTTGGAAGCCGTCGACAAACGAG GTCTGGATGTTGACGGGATCTACAGAGTCAGTGGAAATCTGGCTACGATCCAGAAACTTCGCTTCATCATCGATCAAG AGgaggacctggacctggaccacAATCAGTGGGAGGACATCCATGTTGTCACTGGAGCCCTCAAGATGTTCTTCCGTGAGCTGCCGGAGCCGCTGTTCCCCTTCAGGTTCTTCCAGCAGTTTGTGGAGGCCGTCA AAATCAAAGAATCCAAACAGAAAATTCAGGCTGTGAAGAAACTGATCCAGCAGCTTCCAAATCCCAACCAGGAGACCATGAAGCTGCTCTTCAGCCACCTGCACAG AGTTCTGGCCTTCTCCAAGAAGAACCTGATGTCCACTCAGGGCATCGGCATCGTGTTCGGCCCGACGCTGATGTGGCCCGAGCTGGACGGAGGTAACATGGCAGTGAACATGGTGTACCAGAACCAGATCGTGGAGTTCATCCTGATCGAGAGCCGAGAGATCTTCAACATGGATGGGAAGTAA
- the arhgap15 gene encoding rho GTPase-activating protein 15 isoform X2, with product MASTRITNLQAVKPPVLPPVLPHSTAAQGAVQMRIKNVQSSTDRLSQSKSMVLQESDLPQKPVELKEHLNVAKISESGKKQRKNWALMWTVLTSDQLLLYKDKQETSQKPGGKTDVVQLCGAVIEWTKEKSSRKNVFQITTNTGSEYLIQTDNCSTANKWCDAIRKTINSSTKDERGFPLRRSNSTEFLPRHSSLPNYGSASPNTKRQNPIHRRSINMFGSSKLKHSASDSADKNGVKNRLKKFITRRPSMKTLQEKGLIKDRVFGCHLLTLCEREGTTVPKFVRICLEAVDKRGLDVDGIYRVSGNLATIQKLRFIIDQEEDLDLDHNQWEDIHVVTGALKMFFRELPEPLFPFRFFQQFVEAVKIKESKQKIQAVKKLIQQLPNPNQETMKLLFSHLHRVLAFSKKNLMSTQGIGIVFGPTLMWPELDGGNMAVNMVYQNQIVEFILIESREIFNMDGK from the exons AATCACCAACCTCCAGGCAGTGAAGCCTCCGGTTCTTCCTCCGGTTCTTCCTCACAGCACAGCAGCTCAGGGAGCCGTTCAGATGCGCATCAAGAACGTCCAGAGCTCCACCGACCGCCTCAGTCAGTCCAAGTCCATGGTCCTGCAGGAGTCCGACCTCCCTCAGAAACCG gtggAGCTGAAAGAACACCTGAACGTCGCTAAAATCTCAGAGAGCGGgaagaagcagaggaagaaCTGGGCTTTGATGTGGACGGTGCTGACCTCAGACCAGCTGCTGCTCTacaaagacaaacaggaaaCTAGTCAG AAACCAGGAGGGAAGACAGATGTGGTCCAGCTGTGTGGAGCTGTTATCGAATGGACAAAAGAGAAATCCAGcaggaaaaatgttttccag ATCACAACAAACACCGGCAGTGAATACCTCATCCAGACTGACAATTGCTCTACAGCCAACAAATGGTGCGACGCCATCAGAAAGACCATCAACTCCTCA ACTAAAGACGAACGAGGTTTTCCTCTGCGGAGGTCCAACAGTACAGAGTTCCTGCCCAGACACAGTTCTCTACCCAACTATGGTTCTGCCTCCCCGAACACCAAGAGACAGAACCCGATCCACAGACGCTCCATCA ACATGTTCGGCAGCTCCAAGCTGAAGCACAGCGCCTCAGACAGCGCTGACAAGAATGGAGTGAAGAACCGCCTGAAGAAGTTCATCACCAGACGTCCGTCCATGAAGACGCTGCAGGAGAAAGGCCTCATCAAAG ATCGAGTGTTCGGCTGCCATCTGTTGACTCTCTGTGAGCGTGAAGGAACGACGGTACCAAAGTTTGTCCGGATTTGTTTGGAAGCCGTCGACAAACGAG GTCTGGATGTTGACGGGATCTACAGAGTCAGTGGAAATCTGGCTACGATCCAGAAACTTCGCTTCATCATCGATCAAG AGgaggacctggacctggaccacAATCAGTGGGAGGACATCCATGTTGTCACTGGAGCCCTCAAGATGTTCTTCCGTGAGCTGCCGGAGCCGCTGTTCCCCTTCAGGTTCTTCCAGCAGTTTGTGGAGGCCGTCA AAATCAAAGAATCCAAACAGAAAATTCAGGCTGTGAAGAAACTGATCCAGCAGCTTCCAAATCCCAACCAGGAGACCATGAAGCTGCTCTTCAGCCACCTGCACAG AGTTCTGGCCTTCTCCAAGAAGAACCTGATGTCCACTCAGGGCATCGGCATCGTGTTCGGCCCGACGCTGATGTGGCCCGAGCTGGACGGAGGTAACATGGCAGTGAACATGGTGTACCAGAACCAGATCGTGGAGTTCATCCTGATCGAGAGCCGAGAGATCTTCAACATGGATGGGAAGTAA
- the LOC110961557 gene encoding kinesin heavy chain-like isoform X1 has translation MDAAEGGVCGVKVMCRFRPLNDAERSRGDKEVPKFNGEDTVVVTGKPYVFDRVLPPNTEQVQVYDACAKQIVRDVLGGYNGTIFAYGQTSSGKTHTMEGKLHDPRLMGIIPRIASDIFDHIYSMDENLEFHIKVSYFEIYLDKIRDLLDVSKTNLAVHEDKNRVPFVKGCTERFVSSPEEVMDVIDEGKANRHVAVTNMNEHSSRSHSIFLINIKQENVETELKLSGKLYLVDLAGSEKVSKTGAEGSVLDEAKNINKSLSALGNVIAALSEGTKTHVPYRDSKMTRILQDSLGGNCRTTIIICCSPSVYNEAETKSTLMFGQRAKTIKNTVSVNLELTAEEWKKKYEKEKEKNRSLNIMIQKLENELKRWRKGESVPVEEQLSRNKKASAEATAVIDSLAPPPVPLSNEEKTQYETLITDLYQQLDDKDDEINHHSQTSETLKQQLVEQDELLASSRQDYERLQDEVSRLQRDSDSAKEEVKEVLQALEELAVNYDHKSQEVENKNRCNEQLNEELAHKTVNLEAAQRELLSLQDVSSHHRKRSAEILGLLLRDLSEIGSVLGTTELKAMTEVSGVMEDEFTTARLYISKMKSEVKSLVNRSKQLELSLAENSCRSEATERELSTCQLLVSQLQAKLASLSSDLQKMEQKKRQLEESQDALMEEVAKLTAQGQMHELNVMDKEKEHMSRLKDAVEMKRTLEEQMENHREVHQKQLSRLRDEIELKQRHVDQLKDVNQALQLENRKLQSDFDKLRTEDQNKEQKLQKLQFLNEKREQAKEDLKGLEDTVVRIVFLILFNVSVCAALTDLRSAEIFCFQQAKELQTLNKLRKLFIEDLGTRVKNSLENDNDEAGGSLAQRQRIIFLENNLEQLSKVHKQLVRDNADLRCELPKLEKRLRATAERVKVLETALRNAKESAIRDRKRYQQEVDRIKEAVRSKNVSRRGHSAQIAKPIRAGHQHHQHPSSSPSVRPTIRGGGASSSPHHHYARQHQAQQQQQHQSHSK, from the exons gggAAGCCGTATGTGTTTGACAGAGTTCTTCCTCCGAACACGGAGCAGGTTCAGGTGTACGACGCCTGCGCCAAGCAGATCGTCAGAG ATGTGCTGGGAGGCTACAACGGCACCATCTTTGCTTACGGTCAGACGTCATCAGGAAAGACTCACACCATGGAG ggGAAGCTGCACGACCCCCGGCTGATGGGAATCATCCCTCGCATCGCCAGCGACATCTTTGACCACATCTACTCCATGGACGAGAACCTGGAGTTCCACATCAAG gtgtcCTACTTTGAGATCTACCTGGACAAGATCAGAGACCTGCTGGACG TGTCTAAGACCAACCTGGCAGTTCACGAGGACAAGAACCGGGTTCCCTTCGTCAAA ggctGCACGGAGCGTTTTGTCTCCAGTCCAGAGGAGGTGATGGACGTCATCGACGAGGGGAAAGCAAACCGACACGTAGCTGTAACCA ACATGAATGAACACAGCTCTCGCAGTCACAGCATCTTCCTGATCAACATCAAGCAGGAGAACGTGGAGACGGAGCTGAAGCTGTCGGGGAAACTTTACCTGGTTGACCTGGCAGGTAGTGAGAAG GTGAGTAAAACAGGAGCAGAAGGTTCTGTGTTGGATGAAGCCAAGAACATCAACAAATCTCTGTCGGCTCTGGGGAACGTCATCGCCGCTCTGAGTGAAGGAACG AAAACCCACGTCCCGTACAGGGACAGTAAGATGACCAGAATCCTGCAGGACTCTCTGGGAGGAAACTGTCgaaccaccatcatcatctgcTGCTCACCGTCCGTTTACAACGAGGCCGAGACCAAGTCCACGCTCATGTTTGGACAGAg AGCTAAAACCATAAAGAACACAGTGTCTGTGAACCTGGAGCTGACCGCTGAGGAGTGGAAGAAGAAGTacgagaaggagaaagagaagaacagGAGTCTGAATATCATGATCCAGAAGCTGGAGAATGAGCTGAAGCGCTGGAGGAAAG GTGAGTCCGTACCTGTGGAGGAACAACTGAGCAGAAACAAGAAGGCCAGTGCCGAGGCGACAGCAGTGATTGACAGCTTGGCCCCGCCCCCCGTCCCTCTGTCCAATGAGGAGAAGACGCAGTACGAGACGCTCATCACCGACCTGTACCAGCAGCTGGACGACAAG GACGATGAGATCAACCATCACAGCCAGACGTCAGAGACGCTGAAACAGCAGCTGGTGGAGCAGGACGAG CTGCTGGCGTCCAGCCGGCAGGACTATGAGCGACTGCAGGACGAAGTCTCCCGCCTGCAGAGGGACAGCGACTCGGCCaaagaggaggtgaaggaggtgCTGCAGGCGCTGGAGGAGCTCGCCGTCAACTACGACCACAAGAGCCAGGAGGTGGAGAACAAGAACCGGTGCAACGAGCAGCTGAACGAAGAGCTCGCCCACAAAACG gtGAATCTGGAGGCGGCCCAGAGGGAGCTTTTATCTCTGCAGGACGTCAGCTCTCATCATAGGAAGCGTTCTGCAGAAATCCTCGGTCTGCTGCTCAGAGACCTCAGTGAAATCGGCAGCGTCCTCGGAACCACCGAGCTCAAAGCG ATGACGGAGGTGAGCGGTGTGATGGAGGACGAGTTCACCACGGCTCGCCTCTACATCAGCAAGATGAAATCTGAGGTGAAGTCTCTGGTGAACCGAAGCAAACAGCTGGAGCTGAGCCTGGCAGAGAACAGCTGCCGGTCCGAGGCCACCGAGAGGGAGCTGAGCACCTGCCAGCTGCTGGTGTCGCAG CTGCAGGCCAAGCTGGCGTCTCTGAGCAGCGACCTgcagaagatggagcagaagaAGAGGCAGCTGGAGGAGAGTCAGGACGCCCTGATGGAGGAGGTCGCCAAACTCACCGCCCAAG gcCAAATGCACGAGCTGAACGTGATGGACAAAGAGAAGGAACACATGAGCCGACTGAAGGACGCCGTGGAGATGAAG AGAACGCTGGAGGAACAGATGGAGAACCACAGAGAAGTCCACCAGAAACAGCTGAGTCGACTCCGAGACGAGATCGAGCTGAAACAGAGACACGTGGACCAGCTCAAAGA TGTGAACCAGGCTCTGCAGCTGGAGAACAGGAAGCTGCAGTCCGACTTTGACAAACTGAGAACCGAGGATCAGAACAAAGAGCAGAAGCTCCAGAAGCTGCA GTTCCTGAACGAGAAGCGAGAACAAGCCAAAGAGGACCTGAAGGGTTTGGAGGACACTGTGGTACGTATAGTTTTCTTAATATTGTTtaatgtgtctgtttgtgcagCTCTGACAGATCTGAGATCAGCTGAGATCTTCTGTTTCCAACAGGCCAAAGAGCTTCAGACGCTCAACAAGCTCCGTAAACTCTTCATCGAGGACCTCGGAACCAGAGTCAAGAAC AGTTTAGAGAACGACAACGACGAGGCCGGCGGCAGTCTGGCTCAGAGACAGAGGATCATCTTCttagaaaacaacctggagcAGCTCAGCAAAGTCCACAAACAG CTGGTTCGTGACAACGCAGATCTCCGCTGTGAGCTTCCAAAGCTGGAGAAGCGTCTCCGGGCGACGGCTGAGCGGGTGAAAGTTCTGGAAACCGCCCTGAGGAACGCTAAAGAGTCGGCCATCAGGGACCGCAAGCGCTACCAGCAGGAGGTCGACCGCATCAAGGAGGCCGTCCGCTCCAAGAACGTCTCCAGGAGAGGACACTCGGCTCAGATCG ctaaACCAATCAGAGCCGGACATCAGCACCATCAGCATCCGTCCTCGTCGCCGTCCGTCAGGCCGACCATCAGAGGGGGCGGGGCATCGTCCAGCCCACATCACCACTACGCCCGGCAACATcaggctcagcagcagcagcagcatcagagcCACAGCAAGTAG
- the LOC110961557 gene encoding kinesin heavy chain-like isoform X2 produces the protein MDAAEGGVCGVKVMCRFRPLNDAERSRGDKEVPKFNGEDTVVVTGKPYVFDRVLPPNTEQVQVYDACAKQIVRDVLGGYNGTIFAYGQTSSGKTHTMEGKLHDPRLMGIIPRIASDIFDHIYSMDENLEFHIKVSYFEIYLDKIRDLLDVSKTNLAVHEDKNRVPFVKGCTERFVSSPEEVMDVIDEGKANRHVAVTNMNEHSSRSHSIFLINIKQENVETELKLSGKLYLVDLAGSEKVSKTGAEGSVLDEAKNINKSLSALGNVIAALSEGTKTHVPYRDSKMTRILQDSLGGNCRTTIIICCSPSVYNEAETKSTLMFGQRAKTIKNTVSVNLELTAEEWKKKYEKEKEKNRSLNIMIQKLENELKRWRKGESVPVEEQLSRNKKASAEATAVIDSLAPPPVPLSNEEKTQYETLITDLYQQLDDKDDEINHHSQTSETLKQQLVEQDELLASSRQDYERLQDEVSRLQRDSDSAKEEVKEVLQALEELAVNYDHKSQEVENKNRCNEQLNEELAHKTVNLEAAQRELLSLQDVSSHHRKRSAEILGLLLRDLSEIGSVLGTTELKAMTEVSGVMEDEFTTARLYISKMKSEVKSLVNRSKQLELSLAENSCRSEATERELSTCQLLVSQLQAKLASLSSDLQKMEQKKRQLEESQDALMEEVAKLTAQGQMHELNVMDKEKEHMSRLKDAVEMKRTLEEQMENHREVHQKQLSRLRDEIELKQRHVDQLKDVNQALQLENRKLQSDFDKLRTEDQNKEQKLQKLQFLNEKREQAKEDLKGLEDTVAKELQTLNKLRKLFIEDLGTRVKNSLENDNDEAGGSLAQRQRIIFLENNLEQLSKVHKQLVRDNADLRCELPKLEKRLRATAERVKVLETALRNAKESAIRDRKRYQQEVDRIKEAVRSKNVSRRGHSAQIAKPIRAGHQHHQHPSSSPSVRPTIRGGGASSSPHHHYARQHQAQQQQQHQSHSK, from the exons gggAAGCCGTATGTGTTTGACAGAGTTCTTCCTCCGAACACGGAGCAGGTTCAGGTGTACGACGCCTGCGCCAAGCAGATCGTCAGAG ATGTGCTGGGAGGCTACAACGGCACCATCTTTGCTTACGGTCAGACGTCATCAGGAAAGACTCACACCATGGAG ggGAAGCTGCACGACCCCCGGCTGATGGGAATCATCCCTCGCATCGCCAGCGACATCTTTGACCACATCTACTCCATGGACGAGAACCTGGAGTTCCACATCAAG gtgtcCTACTTTGAGATCTACCTGGACAAGATCAGAGACCTGCTGGACG TGTCTAAGACCAACCTGGCAGTTCACGAGGACAAGAACCGGGTTCCCTTCGTCAAA ggctGCACGGAGCGTTTTGTCTCCAGTCCAGAGGAGGTGATGGACGTCATCGACGAGGGGAAAGCAAACCGACACGTAGCTGTAACCA ACATGAATGAACACAGCTCTCGCAGTCACAGCATCTTCCTGATCAACATCAAGCAGGAGAACGTGGAGACGGAGCTGAAGCTGTCGGGGAAACTTTACCTGGTTGACCTGGCAGGTAGTGAGAAG GTGAGTAAAACAGGAGCAGAAGGTTCTGTGTTGGATGAAGCCAAGAACATCAACAAATCTCTGTCGGCTCTGGGGAACGTCATCGCCGCTCTGAGTGAAGGAACG AAAACCCACGTCCCGTACAGGGACAGTAAGATGACCAGAATCCTGCAGGACTCTCTGGGAGGAAACTGTCgaaccaccatcatcatctgcTGCTCACCGTCCGTTTACAACGAGGCCGAGACCAAGTCCACGCTCATGTTTGGACAGAg AGCTAAAACCATAAAGAACACAGTGTCTGTGAACCTGGAGCTGACCGCTGAGGAGTGGAAGAAGAAGTacgagaaggagaaagagaagaacagGAGTCTGAATATCATGATCCAGAAGCTGGAGAATGAGCTGAAGCGCTGGAGGAAAG GTGAGTCCGTACCTGTGGAGGAACAACTGAGCAGAAACAAGAAGGCCAGTGCCGAGGCGACAGCAGTGATTGACAGCTTGGCCCCGCCCCCCGTCCCTCTGTCCAATGAGGAGAAGACGCAGTACGAGACGCTCATCACCGACCTGTACCAGCAGCTGGACGACAAG GACGATGAGATCAACCATCACAGCCAGACGTCAGAGACGCTGAAACAGCAGCTGGTGGAGCAGGACGAG CTGCTGGCGTCCAGCCGGCAGGACTATGAGCGACTGCAGGACGAAGTCTCCCGCCTGCAGAGGGACAGCGACTCGGCCaaagaggaggtgaaggaggtgCTGCAGGCGCTGGAGGAGCTCGCCGTCAACTACGACCACAAGAGCCAGGAGGTGGAGAACAAGAACCGGTGCAACGAGCAGCTGAACGAAGAGCTCGCCCACAAAACG gtGAATCTGGAGGCGGCCCAGAGGGAGCTTTTATCTCTGCAGGACGTCAGCTCTCATCATAGGAAGCGTTCTGCAGAAATCCTCGGTCTGCTGCTCAGAGACCTCAGTGAAATCGGCAGCGTCCTCGGAACCACCGAGCTCAAAGCG ATGACGGAGGTGAGCGGTGTGATGGAGGACGAGTTCACCACGGCTCGCCTCTACATCAGCAAGATGAAATCTGAGGTGAAGTCTCTGGTGAACCGAAGCAAACAGCTGGAGCTGAGCCTGGCAGAGAACAGCTGCCGGTCCGAGGCCACCGAGAGGGAGCTGAGCACCTGCCAGCTGCTGGTGTCGCAG CTGCAGGCCAAGCTGGCGTCTCTGAGCAGCGACCTgcagaagatggagcagaagaAGAGGCAGCTGGAGGAGAGTCAGGACGCCCTGATGGAGGAGGTCGCCAAACTCACCGCCCAAG gcCAAATGCACGAGCTGAACGTGATGGACAAAGAGAAGGAACACATGAGCCGACTGAAGGACGCCGTGGAGATGAAG AGAACGCTGGAGGAACAGATGGAGAACCACAGAGAAGTCCACCAGAAACAGCTGAGTCGACTCCGAGACGAGATCGAGCTGAAACAGAGACACGTGGACCAGCTCAAAGA TGTGAACCAGGCTCTGCAGCTGGAGAACAGGAAGCTGCAGTCCGACTTTGACAAACTGAGAACCGAGGATCAGAACAAAGAGCAGAAGCTCCAGAAGCTGCA GTTCCTGAACGAGAAGCGAGAACAAGCCAAAGAGGACCTGAAGGGTTTGGAGGACACTGTG GCCAAAGAGCTTCAGACGCTCAACAAGCTCCGTAAACTCTTCATCGAGGACCTCGGAACCAGAGTCAAGAAC AGTTTAGAGAACGACAACGACGAGGCCGGCGGCAGTCTGGCTCAGAGACAGAGGATCATCTTCttagaaaacaacctggagcAGCTCAGCAAAGTCCACAAACAG CTGGTTCGTGACAACGCAGATCTCCGCTGTGAGCTTCCAAAGCTGGAGAAGCGTCTCCGGGCGACGGCTGAGCGGGTGAAAGTTCTGGAAACCGCCCTGAGGAACGCTAAAGAGTCGGCCATCAGGGACCGCAAGCGCTACCAGCAGGAGGTCGACCGCATCAAGGAGGCCGTCCGCTCCAAGAACGTCTCCAGGAGAGGACACTCGGCTCAGATCG ctaaACCAATCAGAGCCGGACATCAGCACCATCAGCATCCGTCCTCGTCGCCGTCCGTCAGGCCGACCATCAGAGGGGGCGGGGCATCGTCCAGCCCACATCACCACTACGCCCGGCAACATcaggctcagcagcagcagcagcatcagagcCACAGCAAGTAG